A stretch of DNA from Micromonospora peucetia:
GCACGACCAATCGGCCCAGCGCGCCGATGATCAGGCCGATGATGATCGCGGTGAAGAAGCCGGTGACTTCCACGAGAGCCGTCCTTCCGGAGGAGTTGTCGTCGGATTCGATCATTGCCCTGCGGGGCAGGCACCGAAACCGCCGCCGTCTCATCCGCCCCCAGCCCTCTCAACGAGGACGGCAGGGCGCCCGGTGCGCCCGAGTGGATTCTCGGGACACCGGGCGCCCGGTGGAGTGCTACTTCGTGGTGCTGGCGAGGTCGACCAGGGCGCTGGCGGTACGGAAGTACGGGTTGCGCCCGAGGTCGCCGACGGTGGTGATGCCGAAGGCCTCCTTGAGCAGCTTGGCGTCGCCGTCGCTGACCCCGGCGAGGGCGGCCACGGGAGCGTCGACGATCTCGTTGAGGGCCTTGTCCTGGTAGGCCTTGTCGACCAGCTTGGTGAAGTCGGCGGTGACGGGCATGCACACTCCTTCAATGCTCCGATCGGATATTCCGACCGAATGCGGACGAACCTTGTGAATTAGATCATCAAACCGAACACAGCTCCACTTCGGACCGCGACTCAGCCCTCGTCCTCGTCCTCGTCCTCCCCGAAGGAGTCGAACACCTCGTCGGCGACCATGCCGCCGGCGAAGCCGAGCGCCGCGCCGCCGGCCACCCCGGCGGCGACGGCACCCATGCCGGGTCCGCGCCGCTCGTGGTGCTCCTCGTGATGCCCGCCGGAGTAGCCGGGCGGCGGGGCGTGGTCGACGGGCCTGCCGTAGCCGTATTCGGGCTGGCCGTAGCCGTGGCCGGTGTGCGGGCTCTGGTGGTGATCGATGGCCAGGCGGACCCAGGTGTCGACCTGGGCGGCCCAGTCCACGCGATCGGCGTCGGCATGGGCGGCATGATGGCGGCCGAAGGAGTCGTGGCCGCCGGTGAACAGGCCGCCGCGCTTGTCGAACTCCAGGACGACGTCGACGCCGTGTTCGCCGGCCACCAGGGTCAGCTCAACCTCGTTGGCCGCGTGGGCGTACTGCGGTGCGGCGTAGTATTCGATCTCCTGGTAGAACGGCAGCGTCTGGTGCAGCCCGGAGATGTGGCCGCGTTCGAGGTCGGCGCCCTTGAACTGGAAGCCGAGCTGGCCGAAGGCGTTCAGGATGCGCTCCTGCACGGGCAGCGGATGCACGTGCACCGGGTCGAGATCGCCCTTGTCGACCGCGCCGCGGATGGCCACCTCGGTGCGTAGGCCCATCGTCATGCCGTGCAGGTGCTGCCCGTGCAGATCGGTCACCGGGGTCTCCCACGGCATCTGCACCTGGAACGGCAGCGACAGGTGCTGTCCCTCCCGCAGGAGCAGGCCGCTGGCGACGCCGACGCGGTGGAACTCGACGAAGGCGTCGTACTCCTCCTCCGCGCCCTCCATCTCCACCCGGGTGACCAGGCCGACGGTGACGTGGTCGATCTCCACGTCGTGGCTGCCGCCGGTCAGGTTCACCTGCCCGGCCAGCATCAGCCCCGGGCGGGTGTTCGGATTGGACAGGACCGCATCGACGCTGGGGCCGCCCACCCGGAACGCACCCAGCATCTTCTTGAACACCATCAGTCTCCCTCGACGGCCACCGAACGCGCGACACCCCGAATCCGGTAGGAATCCCACGTGAAACCCTTGTGTCGCAACAAGATCGACGATGTCCATCGTGGACACCAGTCGAGCCGGGAAGCTACCAACGCAACCTGACAGGTAGCTGAGTGAGCTCGTTCAGTCACCGTCCGGTGGCGGCTATCCTCTCGGCCATGGGAGCTGTCAAGCCGTGGCACCTGTTCGTCCTGACGATCTGCTGCCTCCTGCCGACGGCGGCAGCGATCGTCGGCGGGATCATCGTCGCCCGCCGATCGCGCGACCGGCGCTGAGCGGCCCCGCACTCCCGGCGGGCGACGACGGGAGACCCTCAGGCTGGCACCGGCTGGTCGAACTGGGTGCGGTACAGCTCGGCGTACCGGCCGCCGCGGGCCAGCAGGTCGGGGTGCCGGCCGCGTTCCACGATCCGGCCGTGTTCCAGCACCAGGATCTGGTCGGCGGAGCGGATCGTGGACAGCCGGTGCGCGATGACCACGCTGGTCCGGCCGGTCAACGCCTCACCCAGCGCCGCCTGCACCGCCGCCTCGGACGTCGAGTCGAGGTGTGCGGTGGCCTCGTCGAGAATCACCACGCGTGGACGCGAGAGCAGCAGCCGGGCGATGGTGAGCCGCTGGCGTTCACCGCCGGAGAGCCGGTATCCCCGCTCACCCACGACCGTCTCCAGGCCGTCCGGCAGCGAGCGGATCATCTCGGCCAGCCGGGCCCGGCGCAGCACGTCCCACAGGTCGTCCTCGCCCGCGTCCGGCCGGGCGTACAGCAGGTTGGCGCGGATCGTGTCGTGCAGCAGGTGACCGTCCTGCGTGACCACCCCCAGGGCGTCCCGGACCGAGTCGCCGGTCAGTTCGCGGACGTCGTGACCGGAGAGCCGGACGGCGCCCTGCTCCACGTCGTACAGGCGGGGGAGCAGTTGGGCGATGGTCGACTTGCCCGCGCCCGACGAGCCGACCAGGGCGACCATCTGGCCCGGCTCGGCGCGGAACGAGACCCCGTGCAGCACCTCCTCGCCGCTGCGGGGGTCGAGCTTCGCCACGTCCTCCAGCGAGGCCAGTGAGACCTTCTCCGCCGACGGGTAGCCGAAACGGACGTCGTCGAACTCGACCGCCACCGGCCCGTCGGGCAGCGTCCGGGCGTCCGGCCTGTCCTCGATCATCGGCTTGAGGTCCAGGATCTCGAAGACCCGCTCGAAGCTGACCAGCGCGCTCATGATCTCCACCCGCGCGCTCGCGAGCGAGGTCAGCGGCGCGTACAGGCGGGACAGCAGCAGGGCGAGCGCGACGACCGCGCCGGCGTCGAGCTGCCCGCGGATGGCGTACACGCCGCCCAGGCCGTACACCAGGGCCAGCGCGAGGGAACCGACCACCGTGAGGGCCGTGATGAAGACGGTCTGCAACATGGCGGTACGGACGCCGATGTCGCGCACGCGCCGGGCGCGGACGGCGAACTCGGCGGACTCCTCCGCCGGCCGGCCGTAGAGCTTGACCAGGGTGGCACCGGGCGCGGAGAACTTCTCGGTCATCCGGGTGCTCATCGCCGCGTTGAGATCGGCGGCCTCCCGTTGGAACCGGGCCAGCTTCCGGCCCATCCGCCGGGCGGGCAGCACGAAGACGGGCAGCAGCACCAGCGCCAGCAGGGTGATCTGCCAGGAGAAGGTCAGCATCACCGCGAGCGTGAGGAGCAGCGTCACGGCGTTGCCGACCACGCCGGAGAGCGTGTCGCTGAACGCCTGCTGCGCCCCGATCACGTCGCTGTTGAGCCGCGAGACCAGGGCGCCGGTGCGGGTCCGGGTGAAGAACGCGACGGGCATCCGCTGCACGTGGTCGAAGACGGCGGTGCGCAGGTCGACGATCAGGCCCTCGCCGATCCGGGCCGAGTGGTAGCGGGTGAGCAGCCCCAGGCCGGCCTCGGCGAGCGCGATCAGGGCGATCGCCACGGCCAGCCGCACCACCGTCGACGTGTCGGTGCCGGACACGATGGCGTCGACCACCCGCCCGGCCAGCACCGGCGCGGCCACGGTCAGCACGGCGGCCACGACGCTGCCCGCCAGGAACCACGCGAGCAGGCGGCGGTGCGGGCGTGCGAAGCCGCCGATCCGTCTGAAGGTCGCCCTGGAGAAGGGCCGCTGGTCACGCTGATGCATCGCGTGGTGCAGAGACATCCACGCGGTGACTTCCATGCTCATACCCGTCAAACTAGAACCTGGAGGAAGGTTGAGGTCAAGAAAGCCGGGTCCGTTGTGGACGCGGAAAGCGTGCGCCGAATCGAGGGCAAGCCTTCCCGGCACTCGGCAGCTGCGGGGTCTGTCGCTCGCGGGCGCCGTCACCCTGGCATACTCTCCGTGCTGTCCCCGTCACGCTGTCGTCCATCGAAGGGGAGTCATGGTGGATCGTGAGCCGGTCGCGGAACCGTCCTTTGCCAGCGAAGGCGCCAAGCCGATGCCCTGGTCGCAGGCCCGCGAGCGGCTGGCGGAGGCGGGCGAGTTCTTCCTGTCCACCGTCCGGCCCGACGGCCGGCCGCACGCCGTGCCGTTGCTGGCCATGTGGCTCGACGGCGCCATGTACTTCTGCTCCAGCGAGTCCGCCCACAAGGTCGACAACCTCGTGGCCAACCCGCACTGCGTCCTCACCACCGGTAGCCCCGAGCTGGACCTCTCGATCGAGGGCACGGCAGCGCGGGTCGCCAACTCGGCGACGCTGAAGCGCGTCGCCGAGGCCTACGGGGAGAAGTACGGCTGGGAGGTGACCCCGGTCGACGGTGGGGTCGACGGCGACGGGATCGGCCCGTCGCCGTACATCGTCTTCGAGGTCACCCCGGCCAAGGTGATCGGCATGGACAAGGGATCCGGCTTCAGCGCCACCCGGTGGCGGTTCGACTGAGCACGTCGGCCGGGCGCAGTTGTCCGGTTGATATCCTTCGCCGTGCCGGCCCACCTGGCCGGCGCGACCCCCGCTCCGCGCGTCACCGATGTCCCGGGCGCGGCCGTCGGCGACCCGGAACAGCTCAGGACAGTCGAGAGCCGAGGCGATGATGACCACCTTCAGTTGGTCGGAACTTCGGCGCGAGCCCGTCCACGAGGACGACCACCTGCTCGTGCTCGACAAGCCGCCGGGCATCTCCGTGATGGGCGAGCGGCACGCCGATTCCCTCACCGACCTGGCCGCCGCCGCCGGGGAGCCGGTGCACTGGGTGCACCGTATCGACAAGGTCACCTCGGGGCTGCTGCTGCTGGCCAGGACGCCGTCGGCGCACGCGTCGCTGACCCGGCAGTTCGCCGACCGGGGTGCCGACAAGCGCTATCTGGCCTGGGTCGAGGGGGATCGGCTGCCCGAGCACGGCACCATCGACCTGCCGCTGCGGCCGGGACGCAAGGGCACCATCCGGATCGCGGGAGAGCGCGACGCCATCCACTACGACGCCGACCGTCGCCGCTTCGTGCTGCCGGAGTCGGCCGTCGACCGGTCCAAGCCCTCCTACGAGTCGCGTACCGACTTCGCGACGGCGCTGGTCAGCGGCGACCGTACGCTGCTGGTGCTCAAGCCGGTCACCGGTCGACGCCACCAGATCCGCGTCCACCTGGCGTGGCTCGGCTTCCCGATCGTCGGTGACCCGCTGTTCCACCGCGGGCAGGCGGACCAGCGGACGTACCTCCACTCGTGGGGCTGCGAGATCACCTGCGACTGGCGGGACGAGCCGCGGACCCGGTTCTGGGCCGCGCCCGGCGAGGAGTTCCTCGACGTCTTCGCCGACGGCCGGAAGCCCCGGCTCGACGACGCCCTCGATGCGCTGGCCGGCTGACCGGCCCGGACCGCCCCCGCCCGGACCGCCCTCGCCCGGAACGGCCGGACCCGGACGGTCCGGACCGCCACCGGCATCCCGGTCGAAGGGGCCGCCGGAAGTTCCAGCCGAGGTGGACCGTAGGTGTCGTTTCCGACAGATCCGGCCCCTTGTTCCCGCTCGGCATAGCGGCGCGGCGGGCCCGACCATTAGGCTCGATTGCTGAGTGGAGTCGCCAGACATCGCCTCCACTCGATGCCGGGTTGCGAGTATTGGCTGGTTGCGGCACCGAAGGGCAGGACGGAGTGACCCGATACGGCGAGCCAGGGGCCGACTTCGCCGAACGCGAGGACAGCAGACGCGTGGCGTACGAGGTGACCGGCGCGCCTGACGGCTTCCCCGTCTTCCTGCTTCACGGCACGCCCGGCAGCCGCCGTGGCCCGAAGCCCCGCGGCATCGTCCTCTACCGGATGGGCGTTCGGCTGATCGCCTACGACCGCCCCGGCTACGGCGACTCCGACCGCCGCGAGGATCGCGACGTGGCCGACGCCGCCCGCGACGTGGAGGCCATCGCCGACCATCTGGGCATCGAGAAGTTCGCCGTCGTCGGCCGCTCCGGCGGTGGCCCGCACGCCCTCGCCTGCGCGGCCGACACCGGCCTGCGCGGTCGGGTGACCCGGGTGGCGGTGCTGGTCAGTCTCGCCCCGTGGAACGCGATCGAGCTGGACTGGGTCAACGGCATGAACACCGGCAACGTTCGCGGGTTCGGGGTCGGAAGCCCCGACACCGCCGCTGTGGTCGAGGAGATCCGCCAGCGTGCCGAGCGGGCCGCCGCGGACCCGCGACTGCTCCTGGCGGACCTGAGGACGGAGATGAGCACGGCGGACCGCCGGGCGGTCAACGACCCGGCGCTGCGCCGGCTCATCACCGACACCTACGCGGAGGCGCTCCGCTCCGGCCCGTACGGGTGGATCGACGACGTGTTGGCGTTCCGCCGCCACTGGGCGTTCGACCTCGGGGCGATCGACACCTCGACGACGCCGGTCCGGCTGTGGCACGGCGCCGACGACAACTTTTCCCCGGTGAGCCACGGCCGCTGGCTGGCCGCGCAGATACCCGGTGCCGAGATGGAGGTCCGGCCCGGGGCGGCGCACTTCGACGCGGTCGAGGAACTGCCGCGCATCCTGCGCTGGCTCGTCGACCCTGACGCGGCGCTCAGCGCCGACCTGCTGATCGGCGCGCGGCCCGGTCAGTAGGGGTGCGGGTCGAGCACCCGGCGCACGTACCGCCCGTCGCGTAGCACCACCACGCTGGGGTGGTGCTGCCCGACCCGGTTGGCGAGCCGGTCGGCGATCCGCATCCGCCCGATGCTCACCCGGCCGCCGGACAACGCCTGGTGGGCGGTCTCCAGGTTGCCCCGGGCCCGCAGCGTGTCGGGGTGCTCGGGCCCGAGCACCCCCGTGAGCTGCTCCACCACGGCCAGCAGCCGGTCGCGCCCATGCTCCGGCTCCCCGGTGAGAATGGTGAAGACCGCGACGTTGTTGGCCGCTGCCATGGTGAACGGGTGCCGGTCGCCGAGCGCGGCGAGCATCGCCGCCGCCGTCGTCTCGGTGAGCGACCGGCTGGTGCTCGTGTCGCCGGCGTCCCACAGCGCCACGCCCAGGTTGATCCGGCAGACCAGCGAGTACGGGTGGTCGTGGCCGAACACCCGGGCGAACTGCTGCTCCACCTCGCCCAGCTCGGTCAGGGCCTGCGCGTTCTGCCCCTGCAACATCAGGTTGGCCGTCCGGCTGAGCCGGCTGAACAGGGTGTCCGGGTTGGCCGGCCCGAGGGTGGCCAGCAGCCGCTGATAGGTCTCGTCGAGCAGTTGGGCGGCCTCGGCGATGTCCCCGGTGCTGCGCAGCGACACTGCCAGGTTGGCCTGCGCGGTGAGCACGGCGCGGGAATGGTCGCCGAAGAGGTTCCGGTAGCCGGTCACCACCTCCCGCAACAGCGCCACGGAACCCTCGTAGTCGCCGGTCTCCCGCAGGTCGCGGGCGAGGTTGTTGGCCGACACCAGAGTGTTCGGGTGTTCCGGGCCGAGAACGACCCGCAGCCGGCGGTTGGTGGCCCCGTCGCCGTCGAGGGCCTTGTCGAACATTCCCATCAGCCGGTAGGCCGCAGCGAGGTTGTTCGC
This window harbors:
- a CDS encoding RluA family pseudouridine synthase, whose translation is MTTFSWSELRREPVHEDDHLLVLDKPPGISVMGERHADSLTDLAAAAGEPVHWVHRIDKVTSGLLLLARTPSAHASLTRQFADRGADKRYLAWVEGDRLPEHGTIDLPLRPGRKGTIRIAGERDAIHYDADRRRFVLPESAVDRSKPSYESRTDFATALVSGDRTLLVLKPVTGRRHQIRVHLAWLGFPIVGDPLFHRGQADQRTYLHSWGCEITCDWRDEPRTRFWAAPGEEFLDVFADGRKPRLDDALDALAG
- a CDS encoding sporulation protein, with amino-acid sequence MVFKKMLGAFRVGGPSVDAVLSNPNTRPGLMLAGQVNLTGGSHDVEIDHVTVGLVTRVEMEGAEEEYDAFVEFHRVGVASGLLLREGQHLSLPFQVQMPWETPVTDLHGQHLHGMTMGLRTEVAIRGAVDKGDLDPVHVHPLPVQERILNAFGQLGFQFKGADLERGHISGLHQTLPFYQEIEYYAAPQYAHAANEVELTLVAGEHGVDVVLEFDKRGGLFTGGHDSFGRHHAAHADADRVDWAAQVDTWVRLAIDHHQSPHTGHGYGQPEYGYGRPVDHAPPPGYSGGHHEEHHERRGPGMGAVAAGVAGGAALGFAGGMVADEVFDSFGEDEDEDEG
- a CDS encoding ABC transporter ATP-binding protein; protein product: MSMEVTAWMSLHHAMHQRDQRPFSRATFRRIGGFARPHRRLLAWFLAGSVVAAVLTVAAPVLAGRVVDAIVSGTDTSTVVRLAVAIALIALAEAGLGLLTRYHSARIGEGLIVDLRTAVFDHVQRMPVAFFTRTRTGALVSRLNSDVIGAQQAFSDTLSGVVGNAVTLLLTLAVMLTFSWQITLLALVLLPVFVLPARRMGRKLARFQREAADLNAAMSTRMTEKFSAPGATLVKLYGRPAEESAEFAVRARRVRDIGVRTAMLQTVFITALTVVGSLALALVYGLGGVYAIRGQLDAGAVVALALLLSRLYAPLTSLASARVEIMSALVSFERVFEILDLKPMIEDRPDARTLPDGPVAVEFDDVRFGYPSAEKVSLASLEDVAKLDPRSGEEVLHGVSFRAEPGQMVALVGSSGAGKSTIAQLLPRLYDVEQGAVRLSGHDVRELTGDSVRDALGVVTQDGHLLHDTIRANLLYARPDAGEDDLWDVLRRARLAEMIRSLPDGLETVVGERGYRLSGGERQRLTIARLLLSRPRVVILDEATAHLDSTSEAAVQAALGEALTGRTSVVIAHRLSTIRSADQILVLEHGRIVERGRHPDLLARGGRYAELYRTQFDQPVPA
- a CDS encoding alpha/beta fold hydrolase → MTRYGEPGADFAEREDSRRVAYEVTGAPDGFPVFLLHGTPGSRRGPKPRGIVLYRMGVRLIAYDRPGYGDSDRREDRDVADAARDVEAIADHLGIEKFAVVGRSGGGPHALACAADTGLRGRVTRVAVLVSLAPWNAIELDWVNGMNTGNVRGFGVGSPDTAAVVEEIRQRAERAAADPRLLLADLRTEMSTADRRAVNDPALRRLITDTYAEALRSGPYGWIDDVLAFRRHWAFDLGAIDTSTTPVRLWHGADDNFSPVSHGRWLAAQIPGAEMEVRPGAAHFDAVEELPRILRWLVDPDAALSADLLIGARPGQ
- a CDS encoding pyridoxamine 5'-phosphate oxidase family protein; translation: MDREPVAEPSFASEGAKPMPWSQARERLAEAGEFFLSTVRPDGRPHAVPLLAMWLDGAMYFCSSESAHKVDNLVANPHCVLTTGSPELDLSIEGTAARVANSATLKRVAEAYGEKYGWEVTPVDGGVDGDGIGPSPYIVFEVTPAKVIGMDKGSGFSATRWRFD